Proteins encoded within one genomic window of Thunnus albacares chromosome 13, fThuAlb1.1, whole genome shotgun sequence:
- the pou4f3 gene encoding POU domain, class 4, transcription factor 3 produces MMTMNGKQHFSMHPALHEPKYPGLHSGSEGMRRVCLPAPQLQGNIFGGFDESLLARAEALAAADSIVSHGKSHPFKPDVTYHTMSSVPCTSASSSSSTTVPISHVPSTIASHHHHHHHHLGQTLEAGDLLDHLSTSLAVTGMGAPEPPGMTPAHHHQHPHHHLQTMGQLHQAMANMAHPHSLSVHGGMACVNDVESDPRELEAFAERFKQRRIKLGVTQADVGSALANLKIPGVGSLSQSTICRFESLTLSHNNMIALKPVLQAWLEEAEAAYREKSNKPDLFNGNERKRKRTSIAAPEKRSLEAYFAIQPRPSSEKIAAIAEKLDLKKNVVRVWFCNQRQKQKRMKYSAVH; encoded by the exons ATGATGACCATGAACGGCAAGCAGCATTTCTCCATGCACCCGGCCCTGCACGAGCCCAAGTATCCCGGCCTGCACTCAGGCTCGGAGGGCATGCGCAGAGTCTGTCTGCCCGCCCCGCAG CTGCAGGGCAATATATTCGGAGGCTTTGATGAGAGCCTGCTGGCACGGGCAGAGGCTCTGGCGGCTGCTGACAGCATTGTCTCTCACGGAAAGAGTCACCCGTTCAAACCAGACGTGACTTACCATACCATGAGCAGTGTCCCCTGCACCtcagcctcctcttcttcctccaccaCCGTGCCCATCTCCCATGTACCCTCCACCATCgcctcccaccaccaccaccaccaccaccacctcggACAGACCCTGGAGGCCGGGGACCTACTGGACCACCTCTCCACCAGCCTGGCCGTGACCGGGATGGGTGCTCCGGAGCCTCCCGGGATGACGCCAGcgcaccaccaccagcaccctCACCACCACCTGCAGACCATGGGGCAGCTGCACCAGGCGATGGCCAACATGGCCCACCCTCACTCCCTGTCCGTGCACGGCGGCATGGCGTGCGTCAACGACGTAGAGTCGGATCCCAGGGAGCTGGAAGCCTTCGCCGAGCGGTTCAAGCAGAGGAGGATCAAACTCGGTGTGACCCAAGCGGACGTCGGGTCGGCGCTGGCCAACCTCAAGATCCCCGGAGTGGGGTCATTGAGCCAGAGCACCATCTGCAGGTTCGAGTCCCTCACCTTGTCCCACAACAACATGATAGCGCTCAAGCCAGTTCTCCAGGCCTGGCTGGAGGAAGCCGAGGCTGCGTATCGGGAGAAAAGCAACAAGCCGGACCTTTTCAACGGGAACGAGAGGAAAAGAAAGCGCACTTCCATCGCCGCGCCGGAGAAACGCTCTCTGGAGGCTTACTTTGCCATCCAGCCGCGGCCCTCCTCGGAAAAAATTGCGGCCATCGCCGAAAAACTGGACCTGAAAAAGAATGTGGTTCGAGTGTGGTTTTGCAACCAGCGGCAAAAACAGAAACGAATGAAATACTCTGCGGTGCACTGA
- the rbm27 gene encoding RNA-binding protein 27 isoform X1 has product MIIENVEALKSWLAKLLEPICDADPSALANYVVALVKKDKPEKELKALCADQLDVFLQKETIGFVDKLFECLTTKNYLGNPAAKEAPKEEIKPPAVKSDVVEAETPEEERENRRRRSPLRNRSDFNESRSRDDRRRDERKRRDFDRHGKSGSDSHRERERHERRRGSPRGRSYSRSRSRSRSRSGSRGKSRDREHRGGRDFKSKFEVERKDTDGYNSSTTTGSQQQQQQQQQQQQQHPSPLLPLPTPPHPFSSSSSAGVSGGIPVATPAHMPDSTTDSWSGYYGAQRQDNVGKPFSNKNASLKQRCRDYDEKGFCVRGDLCPFDHGNDPLIVDDVNLPSMIPFPPPPVMTPAGLPMPPITEPPPSLRIPPMPPYGQPPPPGVFPMTGPPLIATSGIDTPSHQSAIASSPPIGPPGVGMPPTLPPPPPPPCSSSSVSLRPQYVQSEYNYDPEGYNPESPGLTAAGRNQYRQFIPRVQTQRSNLIGLTSNEGQGSRAANIVIQTEPATTASTPGSNVSRFNTEQDNRKRTMGSTTAEGPAAKKPWMEKPNFNNQHKSSFPKRNHYVNTKLEVRKIPRELNNITKLNEHFSKFGTIVNIQVVFGGDPEAALIQYTKNEEARRAISSTEAVLNNRFIRVYWHREPGTNTAGLQQQEQSSGSQVTGSAPNQGPQHSNVHKGIKQHNPAAYVLNKTVPKHRLPAAAGTTATTKPDSLNPNTDAVTGAPALTNTQKGPYTSTALKSSSKSLGKTGKALEAQEVLKKKQEALKLQQDMRKKKQEMLKTQIECQKALINRLEKNRGMKPAERDNIMKTLKELTEKIAQLQNEMNPASQVSSAKPNHNQTKTKTDAQKELLDAELDFHKKMSSGEDTTDLKRKLGQLQVEATRLGLIRPPAGRGRGRGKMALEPGAMHVGRGRGRSREMMARGGAVNRMVVDHRPRALAILGVTQEEKEELMPHFVKFGEIEDLRDQDANSVVMTFKTRSEAENAANQGAKFKGRVLQISWYKPKTPSVTTEPEEEEAKDEDNTKEASSYMPGEEEEEEEEEDDDEDDEYESRSWRR; this is encoded by the exons ATGATTATAGAGAATGTGGAAGCCTTGAAGTCGTGGCTGGCAAAACTCCTGGAGCCAAT atgTGATGCTGACCCCTCTGCATTAGCCAACTATGTTGTGGCGCTTGTGAAGAAGGACAAACCAGAGAAGGAGCTAAAAGCACTCTGTGCTGATCAGCTTGATGTCTTCCTACAAAAAG AGACAATAGGATTTGTCGATAAACTTTTTGAATGTTTGACAACCAAGAACTACCTGGGAAATCCTGCTGCCAAGGAAGCTCCTAAAGAGGAGATAAAACCACCTGCAGTCAAATCTGATGTTGTGGAG GCTGAAActccagaggaggagagagaaaacaggcGAAGGAGAAGTCCTCTGAGAAACCGCTCTGACTTCAACGAGTCCAG GAGCCGCGACGACAGGAGGCGAGATGAGCGCAAGCGCCGTGACTTCGATCGGCATGGGAAAAGCGGTAGCGACTCCCACCGCGAGCGGGAGCGCCACGAGCGGCGCAGGGGCAGCCCCCGTGGGAGGAGCTACAGCCGCAGCCGGAGCCGCAGCCGGAGCAGGAGTGGCAGCCGAGGAAAGAGCAGGGACAGGGAGcacagaggaggcagag ACTTCAAGTCAAAGTTTGAGGTAGAAAGGAAGGATACCGACGGCTACAACTCTTCCACCACAACCGgctcccagcagcagcagcagcagcagcagcagcagcagcagcagcacccgTCGCCTCTCCTGCCCCTGCCCACACCTCCGCACCCCTTCTCCTCTTCGTCCTCTGCTGGAGTCTCAGGAGGCATTCCTGTAGCAACACCGGCTCACATGCCTGATAGCACCACAGACAGCTGGTCTGGCTACTATGGCGCACAGAGGCAAGATAATGTTGGCAAGCCATTCAGCAACAAGAACGCGTCACTCAAACAGCGTTGCAGGGATTACGATG AAAAAGGATTTTGTGTCCGTGGTGACCTTTGCCCATTTGACCACGGCAATGACCCTCTCATCGTCGATGATGTCAATCTACCAAGCATGATTCCGTTCCCGCCCCCACCTGTAATGACTCCCGCCGGCCTGCCCATGCCCCCAATCACTGAGCCACCCCCTTCCCTCAGGATACCTCCGATGCCCCCGTACGGCCAGCCACCACCACCGGGTGTCTTCCCCATGACTG GACCTCCACTGATAGCAACCAGTGGAATTGATACCCCCAGCCACCAATCGGCAATCGCTTCTTCTCCTCCTATTGGACCGCCTGGCGTAGGGATGCCGcctactcttcctcctcctccacctcctccctgcTCGTCTTCATCTGTGTCACTTCGTCCCCAATATGTCCAGTCTGAAT ATAACTATGATCCAGAGGGCTATAATCCAGAATCCCCAGGCCTGACGGCAGCAGGTCGTAACCAGTACCGTCAGTTCATTCCCCGCGTGCAGACCCAGCGCTCCAACCTCATCGGCCTCACGTCCAATGAAGGACAAGGCTCCAGAG CTGCCAACATAGTGATCCAGACAGAGCCTGCCACTACAGCCAGCACTCCTGGAAGTAATGTGTCCCGTTTCAACACGGAGCAGGACAATAGGAAGAGAACCATGGGATCCACTACAGCCGAAGGACCAGCAGCTAAAAAACCCTGGATGGAAAA GCCAAACTTCAACAACCAACATAAGAGCAGTTTTCCCAAGAGGAATCACTATGTGAACACTAAGCTTGAGGTGCGCAAGATCCCACGTGAGCTCAACAACATCACCAAGCTCAATGAGCACTTCAGCAAGTTTGGAACCATCGTGAATATCCAG GTGGTGTTTGGTGGAGACCCAGAGGCAGCATTGATCCAGTACACAAAGAACGAAGAAGCCAGACGGGCCATATCCAGCACAGAGGCGGTCCTCAACAACCGCTTCATCCGTGTGTACTGGCACCGTGAGCCCGGCACGAACACCGCAGGGCttcagcagcaggagcagagcTCGGGGAGCCAGGTGACAGGTTCAGCGCCTAACCAGGGGCCGCAGCACAGCAACGTGCACAAG GGTATCAAGCAGCACAATCCAGCTGCCTACGTGTTGAACAAGACTGTGCCCAAGCATCGCCTGCCAGCAGCAGCTGGGACCACAGCTACAACCAAGCCAGACAGCCTGAACCCGAACACAGACGCTGTCACT GGGGCGCCTGCACTGACAAACACCCAGAAGGGCCCCTACACTTCCACAGCGCTCAAGTCGTCCTCAAAGAGCCTTGGGAAAACGGGAAAAGCACTTGAAGCACAGGAAGTCCTAAAGAAGAAACAG gaGGCATTAAAACTCCAGCAGGAcatgagaaagaagaagcaaGAGATGTTAAAGACACAGATTGAGTGTCAGAAG GCGTTGATAAACCGTCTTGAGAAGAACCGAGGGATGAAACCTGCGGAAAGAGACAACATCATGAAGACGCTGAAAGAGCTGACGGAAAAGATCGCCCAGCTGCAGAATGAAATGAACCCTGCCTCCCAGGTCTCCAGTGCCAAACCCAACCACAACCAGACCAAGACCAAGACTGAT GCCCAGAAGGAACTACTGGATGCTGAGCTGGACTTTCACAAGAAGATGAGCTCTGGAGAGGACACAACAGACCTGAAGAGAAAACTAGGACAGCTACAGGTGGAG GCGACACGACTAGGTCTCATTCGGCCCCCAGCGGGTCGAGGTCGGGGCCGAGGGAAGATGGCGCTGGAGCCCGGCGCGATGCATGTCGGCCGCGGCAGGGGCCGAAGCCGGGAGATGATGGCTCGCGGCGGGGCCGTGAACCGCATGGTTGTAGACCACAGACCCAGAGCCTTGGCTATCCTAGGTGTCACtcaggaggagaaggaagagttAATGCCGCACTTTGTG AAATTTGGTGAGATTGAGGATCTTCGCGACCAGGACGCCAACAGTGTCGTCATGACCTTTAAGACACGAAGCGAAGCAGAGAAT GCAGCCAACCAGGGAGCTAAGTTCAAAGGTCGAGTGCTGCAGATTTCCTGGTACAAGCCCAAGACGCCTTCTGTCACAACAGAgccagaggaggaagaggctaAAGACGAGGACAATACG AAGGAAGCTAGCTCTTATATGCCtggcgaggaggaggaagaagaagaggaggaggatgacgaTGAAGACGACGAGTATGAGAGCCGATCTTGGAGACGATGA
- the rbm27 gene encoding RNA-binding protein 27 isoform X2: MIIENVEALKSWLAKLLEPICDADPSALANYVVALVKKDKPEKELKALCADQLDVFLQKETIGFVDKLFECLTTKNYLGNPAAKEAPKEEIKPPAVKSDVVEAETPEEERENRRRRSPLRNRSDFNESRSRDDRRRDERKRRDFDRHGKSGSDSHRERERHERRRGSPRGRSYSRSRSRSRSRSGSRGKSRDREHRGGRDFKSKFEVERKDTDGYNSSTTTGSQQQQQQQQQQQQQHPSPLLPLPTPPHPFSSSSSAGVSGGIPVATPAHMPDSTTDSWSGYYGAQRQDNVGKPFSNKNASLKQRCRDYDEKGFCVRGDLCPFDHGNDPLIVDDVNLPSMIPFPPPPVMTPAGLPMPPITEPPPSLRIPPMPPYGQPPPPGVFPMTDNYDPEGYNPESPGLTAAGRNQYRQFIPRVQTQRSNLIGLTSNEGQGSRAANIVIQTEPATTASTPGSNVSRFNTEQDNRKRTMGSTTAEGPAAKKPWMEKPNFNNQHKSSFPKRNHYVNTKLEVRKIPRELNNITKLNEHFSKFGTIVNIQVVFGGDPEAALIQYTKNEEARRAISSTEAVLNNRFIRVYWHREPGTNTAGLQQQEQSSGSQVTGSAPNQGPQHSNVHKGIKQHNPAAYVLNKTVPKHRLPAAAGTTATTKPDSLNPNTDAVTGAPALTNTQKGPYTSTALKSSSKSLGKTGKALEAQEVLKKKQEALKLQQDMRKKKQEMLKTQIECQKALINRLEKNRGMKPAERDNIMKTLKELTEKIAQLQNEMNPASQVSSAKPNHNQTKTKTDAQKELLDAELDFHKKMSSGEDTTDLKRKLGQLQVEATRLGLIRPPAGRGRGRGKMALEPGAMHVGRGRGRSREMMARGGAVNRMVVDHRPRALAILGVTQEEKEELMPHFVKFGEIEDLRDQDANSVVMTFKTRSEAENAANQGAKFKGRVLQISWYKPKTPSVTTEPEEEEAKDEDNTKEASSYMPGEEEEEEEEEDDDEDDEYESRSWRR; this comes from the exons ATGATTATAGAGAATGTGGAAGCCTTGAAGTCGTGGCTGGCAAAACTCCTGGAGCCAAT atgTGATGCTGACCCCTCTGCATTAGCCAACTATGTTGTGGCGCTTGTGAAGAAGGACAAACCAGAGAAGGAGCTAAAAGCACTCTGTGCTGATCAGCTTGATGTCTTCCTACAAAAAG AGACAATAGGATTTGTCGATAAACTTTTTGAATGTTTGACAACCAAGAACTACCTGGGAAATCCTGCTGCCAAGGAAGCTCCTAAAGAGGAGATAAAACCACCTGCAGTCAAATCTGATGTTGTGGAG GCTGAAActccagaggaggagagagaaaacaggcGAAGGAGAAGTCCTCTGAGAAACCGCTCTGACTTCAACGAGTCCAG GAGCCGCGACGACAGGAGGCGAGATGAGCGCAAGCGCCGTGACTTCGATCGGCATGGGAAAAGCGGTAGCGACTCCCACCGCGAGCGGGAGCGCCACGAGCGGCGCAGGGGCAGCCCCCGTGGGAGGAGCTACAGCCGCAGCCGGAGCCGCAGCCGGAGCAGGAGTGGCAGCCGAGGAAAGAGCAGGGACAGGGAGcacagaggaggcagag ACTTCAAGTCAAAGTTTGAGGTAGAAAGGAAGGATACCGACGGCTACAACTCTTCCACCACAACCGgctcccagcagcagcagcagcagcagcagcagcagcagcagcagcacccgTCGCCTCTCCTGCCCCTGCCCACACCTCCGCACCCCTTCTCCTCTTCGTCCTCTGCTGGAGTCTCAGGAGGCATTCCTGTAGCAACACCGGCTCACATGCCTGATAGCACCACAGACAGCTGGTCTGGCTACTATGGCGCACAGAGGCAAGATAATGTTGGCAAGCCATTCAGCAACAAGAACGCGTCACTCAAACAGCGTTGCAGGGATTACGATG AAAAAGGATTTTGTGTCCGTGGTGACCTTTGCCCATTTGACCACGGCAATGACCCTCTCATCGTCGATGATGTCAATCTACCAAGCATGATTCCGTTCCCGCCCCCACCTGTAATGACTCCCGCCGGCCTGCCCATGCCCCCAATCACTGAGCCACCCCCTTCCCTCAGGATACCTCCGATGCCCCCGTACGGCCAGCCACCACCACCGGGTGTCTTCCCCATGACTG ATAACTATGATCCAGAGGGCTATAATCCAGAATCCCCAGGCCTGACGGCAGCAGGTCGTAACCAGTACCGTCAGTTCATTCCCCGCGTGCAGACCCAGCGCTCCAACCTCATCGGCCTCACGTCCAATGAAGGACAAGGCTCCAGAG CTGCCAACATAGTGATCCAGACAGAGCCTGCCACTACAGCCAGCACTCCTGGAAGTAATGTGTCCCGTTTCAACACGGAGCAGGACAATAGGAAGAGAACCATGGGATCCACTACAGCCGAAGGACCAGCAGCTAAAAAACCCTGGATGGAAAA GCCAAACTTCAACAACCAACATAAGAGCAGTTTTCCCAAGAGGAATCACTATGTGAACACTAAGCTTGAGGTGCGCAAGATCCCACGTGAGCTCAACAACATCACCAAGCTCAATGAGCACTTCAGCAAGTTTGGAACCATCGTGAATATCCAG GTGGTGTTTGGTGGAGACCCAGAGGCAGCATTGATCCAGTACACAAAGAACGAAGAAGCCAGACGGGCCATATCCAGCACAGAGGCGGTCCTCAACAACCGCTTCATCCGTGTGTACTGGCACCGTGAGCCCGGCACGAACACCGCAGGGCttcagcagcaggagcagagcTCGGGGAGCCAGGTGACAGGTTCAGCGCCTAACCAGGGGCCGCAGCACAGCAACGTGCACAAG GGTATCAAGCAGCACAATCCAGCTGCCTACGTGTTGAACAAGACTGTGCCCAAGCATCGCCTGCCAGCAGCAGCTGGGACCACAGCTACAACCAAGCCAGACAGCCTGAACCCGAACACAGACGCTGTCACT GGGGCGCCTGCACTGACAAACACCCAGAAGGGCCCCTACACTTCCACAGCGCTCAAGTCGTCCTCAAAGAGCCTTGGGAAAACGGGAAAAGCACTTGAAGCACAGGAAGTCCTAAAGAAGAAACAG gaGGCATTAAAACTCCAGCAGGAcatgagaaagaagaagcaaGAGATGTTAAAGACACAGATTGAGTGTCAGAAG GCGTTGATAAACCGTCTTGAGAAGAACCGAGGGATGAAACCTGCGGAAAGAGACAACATCATGAAGACGCTGAAAGAGCTGACGGAAAAGATCGCCCAGCTGCAGAATGAAATGAACCCTGCCTCCCAGGTCTCCAGTGCCAAACCCAACCACAACCAGACCAAGACCAAGACTGAT GCCCAGAAGGAACTACTGGATGCTGAGCTGGACTTTCACAAGAAGATGAGCTCTGGAGAGGACACAACAGACCTGAAGAGAAAACTAGGACAGCTACAGGTGGAG GCGACACGACTAGGTCTCATTCGGCCCCCAGCGGGTCGAGGTCGGGGCCGAGGGAAGATGGCGCTGGAGCCCGGCGCGATGCATGTCGGCCGCGGCAGGGGCCGAAGCCGGGAGATGATGGCTCGCGGCGGGGCCGTGAACCGCATGGTTGTAGACCACAGACCCAGAGCCTTGGCTATCCTAGGTGTCACtcaggaggagaaggaagagttAATGCCGCACTTTGTG AAATTTGGTGAGATTGAGGATCTTCGCGACCAGGACGCCAACAGTGTCGTCATGACCTTTAAGACACGAAGCGAAGCAGAGAAT GCAGCCAACCAGGGAGCTAAGTTCAAAGGTCGAGTGCTGCAGATTTCCTGGTACAAGCCCAAGACGCCTTCTGTCACAACAGAgccagaggaggaagaggctaAAGACGAGGACAATACG AAGGAAGCTAGCTCTTATATGCCtggcgaggaggaggaagaagaagaggaggaggatgacgaTGAAGACGACGAGTATGAGAGCCGATCTTGGAGACGATGA